The proteins below are encoded in one region of Microbacterium pygmaeum:
- a CDS encoding rhamnan synthesis F family protein has translation MTGVLESPAHAMPPAAFPSDGRRLVVYVVFDRRGEVDDYIPVALAGLRDGATRVLVVINGPLSNAGRAALEPFSDEILVRENVGFDIWAHKEALDHIGEGISEFDEVVLTNDTWFGPVRPFGPVLARMGDRAVHFWGLTDHAREEPNPFTGDGVLHYHLQSFWIAVRREMFLSDAWTAYWRDLPSMPSYFDAVLKHEAMFTNHFTELGYSVDVAFPSAEYPTDHPALFNPDLLLEDGCPVVKRRPFFHYPPFLDRHAVIGRQILRRISGSGFPMAVIWQNLARNVAPRILNADAGMLEVLPDVDVGYDSARPFRILVIAHITRIDALPGIFDRMSHLPAPYDVVLTAVAPIAELLRDAVVQARPSGAAVIEVREGGSDGGSDMSAFLTACHNVFEPPRYDLVVKVHTRLPGDRTGNERRYFERWELDNVLGSPGYARNALALFQRESGLGMVFPPTIHIGYGNMGGAWEGLRDSAVWANERMGVKVPMDGASPLAPFGGMFIARPDALRLMLAQDWAAIAAKRSMPPGDLARLQERLFVGAAGERGYHVRTIIGAEHAGISHNSLEYKIDQMASTTPGYPVEQIQFLHSMGNVGRGRAIDYLWMYLRRNRPRAVRLLHPVGRIIAGVRRRFRALRGRHATEGSRR, from the coding sequence ATGACAGGCGTCCTGGAAAGCCCGGCTCATGCGATGCCGCCAGCAGCGTTCCCATCTGACGGACGGCGGCTGGTGGTCTACGTCGTCTTCGATCGACGCGGTGAGGTCGACGACTACATCCCGGTCGCCCTCGCCGGGTTGCGTGATGGCGCGACCCGTGTCCTGGTGGTAATCAACGGGCCGTTGAGCAATGCCGGCCGGGCCGCACTCGAGCCGTTCTCGGACGAGATCCTCGTTCGCGAGAATGTCGGATTCGACATCTGGGCTCACAAAGAGGCGCTCGATCATATAGGGGAGGGGATCTCAGAGTTCGACGAGGTCGTGCTGACCAACGACACCTGGTTCGGTCCAGTAAGACCGTTCGGTCCCGTGCTCGCCAGAATGGGCGATCGGGCGGTCCATTTCTGGGGACTCACCGATCACGCACGCGAGGAGCCCAATCCCTTCACCGGCGACGGCGTGCTTCACTATCACCTTCAGTCTTTCTGGATCGCCGTTCGCCGCGAGATGTTCCTGTCGGATGCGTGGACAGCGTATTGGCGGGACCTGCCCTCGATGCCGTCGTATTTCGATGCGGTGCTGAAGCACGAAGCGATGTTCACCAATCACTTCACCGAGCTTGGCTACTCAGTGGATGTCGCGTTCCCCTCGGCCGAGTACCCGACGGATCATCCCGCCCTGTTCAACCCGGACCTCCTGCTCGAGGACGGCTGCCCCGTCGTGAAGCGTCGGCCATTTTTCCACTACCCCCCGTTCTTGGACCGCCATGCGGTGATCGGCCGACAGATCCTCCGTCGCATCTCGGGTTCCGGCTTTCCGATGGCCGTGATCTGGCAGAACCTCGCGCGCAACGTGGCTCCGAGGATCCTCAACGCGGACGCCGGCATGCTCGAGGTGCTGCCGGACGTGGATGTCGGGTACGATTCGGCTCGCCCGTTCCGTATTCTCGTCATCGCCCACATAACCAGGATCGACGCACTTCCCGGCATCTTCGATCGGATGTCTCATCTGCCGGCACCGTATGACGTGGTGCTCACGGCCGTCGCTCCGATCGCTGAACTTCTGCGGGATGCAGTTGTCCAAGCGCGGCCCTCTGGAGCGGCAGTAATCGAGGTGCGGGAAGGCGGCAGTGACGGAGGCTCTGACATGAGTGCGTTCCTGACGGCTTGCCACAACGTGTTCGAGCCCCCCCGCTACGACCTCGTCGTCAAGGTGCACACGCGTCTCCCCGGGGACCGGACCGGCAACGAGCGCAGATACTTCGAGCGGTGGGAGCTCGACAATGTCCTCGGAAGCCCGGGATACGCGCGCAACGCCCTTGCGCTCTTCCAGCGCGAGAGCGGACTGGGCATGGTCTTTCCGCCAACCATTCATATCGGCTACGGGAATATGGGAGGCGCGTGGGAGGGGCTGCGCGATTCCGCAGTCTGGGCCAACGAACGCATGGGCGTCAAGGTGCCCATGGACGGCGCGTCTCCTCTCGCCCCCTTCGGAGGCATGTTCATCGCGCGTCCCGATGCGCTTCGCCTGATGCTGGCACAGGACTGGGCTGCCATTGCGGCGAAGCGATCCATGCCACCGGGAGATCTCGCGCGTCTTCAGGAGCGTCTGTTCGTCGGAGCCGCCGGCGAACGCGGGTATCACGTGCGCACCATTATCGGCGCCGAGCATGCCGGGATCAGTCACAACTCGCTGGAGTACAAGATCGATCAAATGGCCTCTACGACGCCCGGATACCCAGTGGAGCAGATCCAGTTCCTTCATAGCATGGGCAACGTGGGCCGAGGGCGCGCCATCGACTACCTATGGATGTATCTGCGCCGAAACCGACCACGTGCTGTGCGTCTGCTTCATCCGGTGGGGCGGATCATCGCAGGAGTGCGTCGCAGGTTCCGCGCCTTACGCGGCCGGCACGCCACTGAGGGATCACGTCGATGA
- a CDS encoding glycosyltransferase — protein MTATLRVMLDQLVAPSEPDLAEATRELTRGLIAATPAGCEVEGIAPAGPADRSPEVPGLAGLRRTALARRELAAALQLGVATGIGGGMIHSPTLLAPLVRHDRVHDHDQTVVTVWDLSPWESPGEWPKSVVAWHKAMLKRAAKHADAVVVPTHSLAVRLGEIAPRLGERIRVIAGAAPSGLTIPSDEVGRRRHLDLPEGYVLLAGRTAPTDGLAVGLSAVARSGVDLPVVVIDAGEGEEPAIADLAAAAGVPERMLHVRGTLDIADRAAVFGGAVTFVAPAQRMSFPWRVLDALALGVPVVAASSRVHDEVIVDGGMLVNGDPEGLAAALDEALGSAAGVERLGVLAADRGRAFSWREAGDRIWQLHAEL, from the coding sequence ATGACGGCTACGCTGCGGGTGATGCTCGATCAGCTCGTCGCACCGAGCGAGCCCGATCTGGCCGAGGCGACGAGGGAACTGACCAGAGGCCTCATCGCCGCCACCCCGGCCGGTTGCGAGGTCGAGGGCATCGCGCCTGCCGGGCCCGCGGATCGCTCGCCGGAGGTCCCGGGCCTGGCGGGACTCCGGCGCACTGCGCTGGCCCGTCGTGAGCTGGCCGCTGCGCTGCAGCTCGGCGTGGCCACAGGAATCGGCGGCGGGATGATCCACTCGCCGACCCTGCTCGCTCCGCTCGTCCGCCATGACCGGGTGCACGATCACGACCAGACCGTCGTCACGGTCTGGGACCTGAGCCCCTGGGAGTCGCCCGGCGAATGGCCGAAGTCGGTGGTCGCGTGGCACAAGGCGATGCTTAAGCGCGCCGCCAAACACGCGGATGCCGTCGTCGTCCCCACGCACTCGCTCGCCGTGCGTCTCGGGGAGATCGCGCCGCGCCTCGGCGAGCGGATCCGCGTGATCGCCGGAGCGGCGCCGTCAGGCCTGACCATCCCGTCCGACGAGGTCGGCCGCCGTCGTCATCTCGACCTTCCCGAGGGATACGTGCTGCTGGCAGGGCGGACCGCGCCCACCGACGGCCTCGCGGTCGGCTTGTCGGCCGTGGCGCGCTCGGGGGTCGACCTACCGGTCGTGGTCATCGACGCAGGCGAGGGAGAAGAGCCGGCCATCGCAGATCTGGCCGCGGCTGCGGGAGTGCCGGAGCGGATGCTGCACGTGCGCGGCACGCTCGACATCGCCGATCGCGCGGCAGTGTTCGGGGGCGCGGTCACATTCGTGGCGCCGGCGCAGCGGATGTCGTTCCCCTGGCGGGTGCTGGACGCGCTGGCGCTGGGCGTGCCTGTGGTAGCGGCTTCGTCGCGCGTTCACGATGAGGTGATCGTCGACGGCGGGATGCTGGTGAACGGTGATCCAGAGGGTCTGGCGGCGGCTCTCGACGAGGCGCTCGGATCGGCTGCCGGCGTCGAGCGACTCGGCGTTCTCGCCGCCGATCGTGGACGGGCCTTCTCGTGGCGTGAGGCCGGCGACCGGATCTGGCAGCTGCACGCGGAGTTGTGA
- a CDS encoding sugar nucleotide-binding protein: MTDFGKPLALTETAIPGLVLWELPVHGDSRGWFKENWQRDKMTAAGLPDFGPVQNNVSFNDAVGTTRGIHAEPWDKWVSVATGRIFGAWVDLREGATFGRVFTAEIDPSRAIFVPRGVGNSYQTLDPDTAYTYLVNDHWSPEATYTFLNLADETAAIDWPISLDSVEISPKDLAHPRLSDVEPMPPRKTLVLGAAGQLGRALRAEWGESAAIEYATREDFDLTADDLASKRRWRDYGAVINAAAYTAVDLAETPAGRPDAWASNVLAVSALARICSEHGIVLVHVSSDYVFDGALDRPYREDDVFSPLGVYGQTKAAADAIVASVSRHYVVRTSWVIGDGTNFVRTMASLAQRGVNPNVVDDQIGRLTFTESIARGIRHLLESRSPYGTYNLTGAGPATSWAEVAREVFRLSSHDPSRVRGVSTADYFGAASGPVAPRPANSVLDLAKITATGFVTVPALDELARYVSTPT; encoded by the coding sequence GTGACGGACTTCGGCAAGCCCCTGGCTCTCACCGAGACTGCGATCCCGGGATTGGTTCTTTGGGAGTTGCCGGTGCACGGCGACAGCCGTGGCTGGTTCAAAGAGAACTGGCAGCGGGACAAGATGACGGCCGCAGGATTGCCGGACTTCGGACCTGTGCAGAACAATGTGTCATTCAACGACGCCGTGGGCACGACGCGTGGCATCCACGCCGAACCCTGGGACAAATGGGTGTCGGTCGCGACCGGCCGAATCTTCGGCGCGTGGGTCGATCTGCGGGAGGGCGCCACGTTCGGCAGGGTCTTCACCGCGGAGATCGATCCGTCGCGCGCGATCTTCGTTCCGCGCGGGGTTGGCAACTCCTATCAGACCCTCGATCCCGACACGGCTTACACATACCTGGTCAACGACCACTGGTCCCCCGAAGCGACGTACACATTTCTGAATCTGGCGGATGAGACGGCGGCGATCGACTGGCCCATATCTCTGGACTCCGTGGAGATATCACCGAAGGACCTCGCGCACCCTCGCCTTTCCGATGTCGAGCCGATGCCACCCCGCAAGACGCTGGTATTGGGCGCCGCCGGCCAGTTGGGACGCGCGCTGCGCGCCGAGTGGGGCGAGTCTGCCGCGATCGAGTACGCGACACGAGAAGACTTCGATCTGACCGCAGACGATCTCGCTTCGAAACGTCGGTGGCGGGACTATGGCGCCGTCATCAACGCGGCGGCGTACACCGCAGTGGATCTGGCCGAGACTCCGGCCGGCCGGCCCGATGCATGGGCGTCCAACGTGCTAGCCGTATCAGCGCTCGCCAGGATTTGTTCCGAGCACGGCATCGTGCTTGTCCACGTCTCCAGCGATTACGTCTTCGACGGCGCCCTGGACCGTCCCTATCGCGAGGACGACGTTTTTTCACCCCTGGGGGTGTATGGGCAGACCAAGGCAGCGGCCGATGCCATCGTCGCTTCGGTTTCCAGACACTACGTCGTGCGGACGTCATGGGTCATCGGAGATGGGACGAATTTCGTTCGTACGATGGCGTCCCTCGCCCAGCGCGGGGTGAATCCGAACGTCGTTGACGACCAGATCGGGCGGCTCACTTTCACGGAGAGCATCGCCCGAGGAATCCGTCATCTGCTCGAATCGCGGTCGCCATACGGGACGTACAACCTCACAGGCGCGGGACCAGCGACATCCTGGGCCGAGGTCGCAAGGGAGGTCTTCCGGCTCAGCTCGCATGACCCCTCGCGTGTCCGCGGCGTTTCCACAGCTGACTACTTCGGCGCCGCGTCCGGGCCGGTCGCACCGCGCCCTGCCAACAGCGTGCTGGATCTCGCGAAGATCACCGCCACCGGGTTTGTGACTGTTCCAGCGTTGGATGAGCTGGCGCGCTATGTGAGTACGCCGACGTGA
- the rfbB gene encoding dTDP-glucose 4,6-dehydratase encodes MRRLVVTGGAGFIGSNFVHHVVQNTDDHITVLDKLTYAGNRASLDGLPPERVDFVQGDIVDAELVDRLFADADAVVHYAAESHNDNSLNDPRPFLDTNVLGTFTLLEAARKHGTRLHHISTDEVYGDLELDDPQRFTEDTPYNPSSPYSSTKAGSDLLVRAWVRSFGVQATISNCSNNYGPFQHVEKFIPRQITNVIRGIRPKLYGTGENVRDWIHADDHSSAVLTILEKGRIGETYLIGADGEKNNRTVVELILEQFGLRPDSYDLVTDRAGHDLRYAIDSARLRNELGWSPRFRDFEAGLADTIRWYRDNEPWWAPAKDGVEAFYASKGQ; translated from the coding sequence ATGCGCAGACTTGTCGTCACCGGAGGTGCCGGCTTCATCGGCTCCAACTTCGTCCATCATGTCGTGCAGAACACCGACGACCACATCACGGTCTTGGACAAGCTCACATACGCAGGAAACCGCGCATCTCTCGATGGACTGCCTCCAGAACGCGTCGATTTCGTGCAGGGCGACATCGTGGACGCAGAACTCGTCGACCGTCTGTTCGCCGATGCCGACGCGGTGGTCCATTACGCCGCTGAGTCACATAACGACAATTCACTGAATGATCCGCGACCATTCTTGGACACCAACGTCCTGGGGACCTTCACTCTTCTCGAGGCGGCGCGCAAGCACGGGACGCGACTTCACCACATCTCGACGGATGAAGTGTACGGCGACCTCGAACTCGACGACCCTCAGCGGTTCACCGAAGATACTCCTTACAACCCTTCAAGCCCGTACTCCTCGACTAAGGCAGGCAGCGACCTGCTCGTCCGGGCGTGGGTCCGCTCGTTCGGCGTGCAGGCGACGATCTCGAACTGCTCAAACAACTACGGTCCCTTTCAGCACGTCGAGAAATTCATCCCCAGGCAGATCACGAACGTCATCCGAGGCATTCGTCCGAAGCTCTACGGCACGGGGGAGAACGTTCGCGACTGGATCCACGCCGACGATCACTCCTCCGCGGTTCTCACGATTCTGGAGAAGGGCCGGATAGGCGAGACGTACCTGATCGGCGCAGACGGGGAGAAGAATAATCGGACCGTCGTCGAGCTGATACTCGAGCAGTTCGGACTTCGACCTGATTCCTACGACCTCGTCACGGACAGGGCCGGGCACGATCTGCGCTATGCGATCGATTCCGCGAGACTGCGCAACGAGCTCGGCTGGAGCCCGCGCTTCCGGGACTTCGAGGCGGGCCTGGCAGATACGATCCGCTGGTATCGCGACAACGAGCCATGGTGGGCTCCGGCCAAAGACGGCGTCGAAGCGTTCTACGCGTCGAAAGGCCAGTAG
- a CDS encoding 5-(carboxyamino)imidazole ribonucleotide synthase, protein MVLRVGVVGGGQLARMMIAPATEIGVEIRVLAEDEGMSAALAATAVGDYHDAETVLAFARDVDVITFDHEHVPQDVLRALVGAGIAVHPGPDALLFAQDKLQMRARLQELGMPQPEWAAVSDVTELQDFIDAHGGRAVVKTPRGGYDGKGVRVVSSGVEAEDWFSSLAEDARGGALLAEELVDFSRELAQQVARRPSGEVRAYPVVETVQRDGVCAEVIAPAPHTGDRLQTVAAQIGVGIAEGLGVTGMLAVELFETTDERVLVNELAMRPHNSGHWSQDGAVTSQFEQHLRAVLDLPLGDAEPTAPWSVMINILGGPAEGGLDERFANAMAQHPSAKIHTYGKAPRPGRKVGHVNVVGEDLDEVAYQARAAAGLFGG, encoded by the coding sequence ATGGTGTTGCGTGTCGGAGTCGTCGGCGGAGGACAGCTGGCGCGGATGATGATCGCGCCGGCGACGGAGATCGGCGTCGAGATCCGCGTGCTCGCCGAAGACGAGGGGATGTCCGCGGCGCTGGCCGCCACCGCCGTCGGCGACTACCACGATGCCGAGACCGTCCTGGCGTTCGCGCGCGACGTCGATGTCATCACGTTCGACCACGAGCACGTGCCCCAGGATGTGCTCCGCGCGCTCGTCGGTGCAGGGATCGCCGTGCACCCCGGGCCTGATGCGCTGCTGTTCGCGCAGGACAAGCTGCAGATGCGGGCTCGGCTGCAGGAGCTCGGGATGCCGCAGCCGGAGTGGGCGGCCGTCAGCGACGTCACGGAGCTGCAGGACTTCATCGACGCGCACGGCGGCCGCGCCGTTGTGAAGACCCCGCGCGGGGGATACGACGGCAAGGGCGTCCGCGTGGTGTCCTCCGGTGTCGAAGCAGAGGACTGGTTCTCCTCGCTCGCCGAAGACGCCCGCGGCGGCGCCCTCCTGGCCGAAGAGCTCGTGGACTTCTCGCGCGAGCTCGCGCAGCAGGTCGCGCGCCGGCCGTCCGGCGAGGTGCGGGCGTATCCGGTCGTGGAGACCGTGCAGCGCGACGGCGTCTGCGCCGAGGTGATCGCGCCGGCACCGCACACCGGTGACCGATTGCAGACCGTCGCCGCGCAGATCGGCGTCGGCATCGCCGAGGGGCTGGGCGTGACCGGGATGCTCGCCGTCGAGCTGTTCGAGACGACCGATGAACGCGTCTTGGTGAACGAACTCGCCATGCGGCCGCACAACAGCGGTCATTGGAGTCAGGACGGCGCGGTCACGAGCCAGTTCGAGCAGCACCTGCGGGCGGTGCTGGACCTCCCGCTCGGCGACGCCGAGCCGACCGCGCCATGGTCGGTGATGATCAACATCCTCGGCGGACCCGCCGAGGGCGGTCTCGACGAGCGGTTCGCGAACGCCATGGCGCAGCATCCGTCCGCGAAGATCCACACGTACGGCAAGGCTCCGCGGCCCGGCCGGAAGGTCGGTCACGTGAACGTCGTGGGTGAGGATCTCGACGAGGTCGCCTACCAGGCGCGTGCCGCGGCGGGGCTGTTCGGCGGCTGA
- a CDS encoding acyltransferase family protein produces the protein MSTPATGSRISSLDGLRGAAALVVLLHHALLTMSGFAAVYWAEPFPAYVAAFAFTPLHAVWAGPEAVLVFFVLSGVVLTLPAVRGRALPWRAYYPSRLIRLYLPVVFAVGFALLLARVWPRRTDSADSPWIQMHNEAPTLANAAKNAFLLNGTTWLNSPLWSLQWEVLFSLLLPLYLWLALRLGRRQWQIIGGIMLALILIGETTGVTALRFLPFFGLGALIAVNLDRLRSVSARFDQSGGSLLAQLAIAAGAVLLLIFQWWPGSILSPAVKPAGSVAVALGAVLLVLVAVCLPRAQRLLTSRALRAAGMISFSLYLVHEPILVTLAVIAPGDMSWIAPVVGIPLSLAAGWVFYLIVERATHRLARLVARRLADRRRRDTDPAIGR, from the coding sequence GTGAGCACGCCCGCGACAGGATCGCGGATATCGAGTCTCGATGGTCTGCGCGGCGCCGCCGCGCTGGTCGTACTCCTGCACCATGCGCTGTTGACGATGTCCGGTTTCGCAGCTGTCTACTGGGCGGAACCATTCCCCGCCTACGTCGCAGCCTTTGCATTCACGCCGCTGCACGCGGTCTGGGCCGGGCCCGAGGCGGTGTTGGTGTTCTTCGTGTTGAGCGGCGTCGTGCTGACCCTGCCTGCCGTGCGAGGCAGAGCTCTGCCGTGGCGCGCGTACTACCCGAGTCGCCTTATCCGTCTGTATCTGCCGGTGGTCTTCGCCGTCGGGTTCGCGCTTCTGCTCGCCCGGGTATGGCCGAGGAGGACCGATTCCGCAGACAGCCCATGGATCCAGATGCACAATGAGGCGCCCACGCTCGCGAACGCTGCGAAGAATGCGTTCCTTTTGAACGGCACCACGTGGCTCAACAGTCCGCTCTGGTCCCTGCAGTGGGAGGTGCTGTTCTCCCTGCTACTGCCCCTCTACCTGTGGCTCGCGCTCCGATTGGGCCGTCGGCAGTGGCAGATCATCGGCGGCATCATGCTCGCCCTCATCCTGATCGGGGAGACGACAGGCGTCACCGCGCTGCGCTTCCTCCCCTTCTTCGGTCTCGGCGCACTCATCGCCGTCAACCTCGACCGACTTCGTTCCGTCTCGGCTCGCTTCGATCAGTCGGGCGGGAGTCTGCTCGCTCAGCTCGCGATCGCGGCCGGCGCTGTCCTGCTGCTGATATTCCAGTGGTGGCCGGGCTCGATCCTTTCGCCCGCGGTCAAGCCAGCAGGCAGTGTCGCGGTCGCCCTCGGCGCCGTGCTCCTCGTCCTCGTCGCAGTCTGCCTTCCGCGCGCTCAACGACTGCTCACCTCCCGCGCACTCCGCGCGGCCGGCATGATCTCGTTCAGCCTATATCTCGTTCACGAGCCGATCCTGGTGACGCTCGCTGTCATCGCACCGGGCGACATGTCCTGGATCGCGCCGGTCGTCGGCATCCCGCTGTCGCTGGCGGCCGGATGGGTCTTCTATCTGATCGTCGAACGGGCCACTCACCGGCTCGCGCGGCTGGTGGCGAGGCGCTTGGCCGACCGCAGGCGCCGTGACACGGATCCCGCAATCGGACGTTGA
- a CDS encoding LCP family protein, protein MSVASPPRSAPARSTPRGVVEDRPMRYPDTSSRAVMTRRGWWLVLLNFLIPGSAQAVAGSRRLARVGLGATLVMWALVVLGILVALLWPTAAFSLVTGAWLPDWLALLRPVPLLLIQGLLLAYAVLWIVLTIDTLRLIRLVRTGGGARFGIAAAAVALLVVASGTAAYAANVAGSARSTLGDIFVATGPAIPPSDGYYNILLLGADSGEGRDSMRFDSISVVSVNAETGATTITGIPRDMPNFPFAPGPMQDRYPNGHEGYADDTCGWGSGVNQLRTEVEVCQDGNLLYPDAVANSSEPGIEATKDAAEGILGIDIPYYVFVDMHGFASLIDALGGVDITVAERLPKGGGPQYDGQPAEEWAIGWIEAGPQHMDGDTAQWYARSRYTTSDFDRMERQRQLQQAILAQFTPQTVLTRFQDVASAGADLIQTDLPQSLLPYLADLALKAKEQPVTTIELTPANGIDEWEPDYAYIQQLVNTTLHPPTPTPTPEG, encoded by the coding sequence GTGAGCGTCGCGAGTCCGCCGCGTTCGGCGCCGGCGCGATCGACCCCCCGAGGGGTCGTCGAAGACCGCCCGATGCGCTACCCGGACACCTCCTCGCGTGCGGTCATGACCAGGCGCGGCTGGTGGCTGGTCCTGCTCAACTTCCTCATCCCCGGTTCGGCGCAGGCCGTGGCCGGCAGCCGCCGACTCGCCCGCGTCGGGCTCGGTGCGACACTCGTGATGTGGGCGCTCGTCGTGCTCGGCATCCTGGTCGCCCTCCTCTGGCCCACGGCCGCGTTCTCGCTGGTGACCGGCGCCTGGCTGCCCGACTGGCTGGCTCTGCTGCGGCCGGTCCCGCTCCTGCTGATCCAGGGACTCCTGCTGGCGTACGCCGTCCTGTGGATCGTGCTCACCATCGACACGCTGCGCCTGATCCGCCTGGTCAGAACCGGCGGAGGCGCGCGCTTCGGCATCGCGGCCGCCGCCGTCGCGCTCCTCGTCGTCGCCAGCGGAACCGCGGCGTACGCCGCCAACGTCGCAGGATCGGCTCGGAGCACGCTCGGCGACATCTTCGTCGCGACGGGACCGGCGATCCCCCCGTCGGACGGGTACTACAACATCCTGCTGCTCGGCGCCGACAGCGGCGAGGGCCGAGACTCGATGCGGTTCGACAGCATCTCGGTCGTGTCGGTCAACGCCGAGACCGGCGCGACGACCATCACCGGCATCCCTCGCGACATGCCCAACTTCCCCTTCGCGCCGGGTCCCATGCAGGACCGGTATCCCAACGGCCACGAGGGCTACGCCGATGACACGTGCGGGTGGGGGAGCGGCGTCAACCAGCTGCGCACCGAGGTCGAGGTCTGCCAGGACGGCAATCTGCTCTATCCCGACGCCGTCGCCAACAGCTCGGAGCCGGGCATCGAGGCGACCAAGGACGCCGCAGAAGGCATTCTCGGCATCGACATCCCGTACTACGTCTTCGTCGACATGCACGGCTTCGCCTCGCTCATCGATGCGCTCGGTGGCGTGGACATCACCGTCGCGGAGCGGCTGCCCAAGGGCGGCGGGCCGCAGTACGACGGCCAACCCGCCGAGGAATGGGCGATCGGCTGGATCGAGGCCGGGCCCCAGCACATGGACGGCGACACCGCCCAGTGGTACGCCCGCTCGCGGTACACCACCAGCGATTTCGACCGCATGGAGCGCCAGCGCCAGCTGCAGCAGGCGATCCTCGCGCAGTTCACACCGCAGACCGTGCTGACCAGGTTCCAGGATGTCGCGTCGGCCGGTGCCGACCTCATCCAGACCGATCTGCCGCAGTCGCTGCTGCCGTATCTGGCCGACCTCGCGCTCAAGGCCAAGGAGCAGCCGGTGACGACCATCGAGCTGACGCCGGCAAACGGCATCGACGAGTGGGAGCCGGACTACGCCTACATCCAGCAGCTCGTGAACACCACGCTGCATCCGCCCACACCGACGCCCACCCCGGAAGGCTGA
- the purE gene encoding 5-(carboxyamino)imidazole ribonucleotide mutase — MGSDSDWRVLSDASQVLTDFGVPHEVEVVSAHRTPDKLLRYGREARGRGLRAIIAGAGGAAHLPGMLASLTGLPVIGVPVQLATLDGLDSLLSIVQMPAGIPVATVSINGAKNAGLLAVRILGAADPQLAAQLDDFAKDLESQVEEKNRRLKDSL; from the coding sequence ATGGGCTCCGATTCGGACTGGCGGGTGCTCAGCGACGCCTCGCAGGTGCTCACCGATTTCGGCGTCCCGCACGAGGTCGAGGTCGTCTCGGCACACCGCACACCCGACAAGCTCCTTCGCTACGGCCGTGAAGCGCGCGGCCGCGGCCTGCGTGCGATCATCGCAGGCGCCGGGGGTGCGGCCCACCTGCCCGGCATGCTCGCCTCGCTCACCGGCCTCCCGGTCATCGGCGTCCCGGTGCAGCTGGCCACGCTCGACGGACTCGACTCGCTGCTGAGCATCGTCCAGATGCCCGCAGGAATCCCCGTGGCCACCGTCTCGATCAACGGCGCCAAGAACGCCGGCCTGCTCGCCGTGCGCATCCTCGGGGCAGCCGATCCGCAGCTCGCCGCACAGCTCGACGACTTCGCGAAGGACCTCGAATCGCAGGTCGAGGAGAAGAACCGCCGTCTGAAGGACTCCCTGTGA
- the rfbA gene encoding glucose-1-phosphate thymidylyltransferase RfbA, producing MRGIILAGGTGSRLHPITLGISKQLVPVYDKPMIYYPLSTLILAGIRDILIITTPQDSSQFQRLLGDGSRFGISLTYRSQPSPDGLAQAFILGEEHIGSDSVALVLGDNIFYGQGMGTRLRRYTQLQGGVVFGYWVDDPTAYGVVEFDPEGRVVSLEEKPTAPKSNYAVPGLYFYDNDVIDIAKNLRPSPRGELEITDVNREYLSRGALQVELLPRGTAWLDTGTFDSLSEATDFIRTVEKRQGLSIGCPEEVAWRMGFLSDEELRERAEPLVKSGYGAYLLKALAQGSHTPAL from the coding sequence ATGCGCGGCATCATTCTGGCGGGGGGCACCGGTTCCCGGTTGCATCCGATCACCCTCGGGATCTCGAAGCAGTTGGTGCCGGTTTATGACAAGCCGATGATCTACTACCCACTGTCGACGCTGATTCTTGCCGGCATCCGCGACATTCTGATCATCACAACGCCTCAGGACTCGTCGCAGTTCCAGAGACTACTGGGCGACGGATCGCGATTCGGAATTTCGCTGACGTATAGGTCGCAGCCCTCGCCCGACGGCCTCGCTCAGGCATTCATTCTGGGCGAGGAGCACATCGGGTCGGATTCGGTGGCACTCGTCCTCGGTGACAACATCTTCTACGGTCAGGGCATGGGCACCCGCCTGCGCCGGTACACCCAACTCCAGGGCGGCGTCGTCTTCGGCTATTGGGTGGACGATCCGACGGCGTACGGCGTCGTCGAATTCGACCCCGAAGGCAGGGTCGTCTCACTGGAGGAGAAGCCCACCGCACCGAAGAGCAATTACGCGGTGCCCGGGCTGTACTTCTATGACAACGACGTGATCGATATCGCCAAGAACCTGCGTCCCTCTCCGCGAGGCGAGTTGGAGATCACTGACGTGAATCGCGAGTACCTCTCGCGTGGCGCGCTCCAAGTGGAGCTTCTTCCGCGGGGCACCGCATGGCTGGACACCGGAACCTTCGACTCGTTGAGCGAGGCCACCGACTTCATCCGAACGGTGGAGAAGCGACAGGGACTCTCCATCGGCTGTCCCGAAGAAGTGGCGTGGAGGATGGGGTTCCTCAGCGACGAGGAGCTGCGCGAGCGAGCCGAACCGCTCGTCAAGAGCGGTTACGGCGCCTACCTCCTCAAAGCGCTCGCCCAGGGATCGCACACTCCCGCGCTCTAG